A window of the Thalassospira sp. TSL5-1 genome harbors these coding sequences:
- a CDS encoding methyl-accepting chemotaxis protein — translation MLFDRIRIGHRIYAGFLILVAMLLGLSALSSWYLLGFASDADHIAKRTELVGLANDYALKLERLSNQVLLYAQTVDPDVRSEIAIIQDNAIASRKSLADALIAIGDEVKANELKVLAEKYIATLEPLVLRAENMTASADTILLGANQMGGSSSELVSFINKRDPEIAEKYGDRLSKANLNAIVANLEYAIVHTPAALESARNATAALTDLHEEIKSAMGKLKRADKKLFSYATRDNDLLKQGANQLEGSFSGFGQSMNDFKAAVREVQKITGQIRTEAIAGQNELVDVVHGKSQSSAMTNMIVAIVGALVAIILAAGTATSILRPLRRVNGDMVRLASNDTAIDLADIKRRDEFGAMARTVSIFRDNALKIETMAEERIELQRQEEEKRRASLGGMAETIEGETSGLVESVSRQVNRMRDAVGEVAAAADRVNGQTEAATSAAEQSREHAQSISDAASRLSGAIGTIAGRVERQRTIAQSAVESTRQSAAAVDDLREVASGIEQMVDLIRGIAAQTNMLALNATIEAARAGEAGRGFAVVAAEVKNLAGQTAEATEQITSHVGAMGSVTDRCVSAMENVGVTVHDMMAISDEVAGDVISQRRATEEITLAIQAASDAAKNAGDAIMEVSRDIDHARNLSVDLTGHADDVTAHVSELTLSLNRAVRDAAEKDNDKNNDPIVTAGRDIRVMFDDQGTRVETSLFDLSIGGLSVTPPQSWERGRKMAVEIEGLRGKYNVEVMSRRGLDAPKMRLKFTDPLEQRGDLVMFVARMWQKHLAESQMTQGHDENSLRAEAANDYLAAPQLIAG, via the coding sequence CTTGTTGCGATGTTGTTGGGTTTAAGTGCCCTGTCATCCTGGTATTTGCTGGGATTCGCCAGTGATGCGGACCATATCGCCAAACGAACCGAACTGGTTGGTCTTGCCAATGATTACGCGTTGAAGCTGGAGCGCCTGTCCAACCAGGTGCTGCTGTATGCGCAAACGGTGGACCCGGACGTGCGCAGCGAAATCGCCATCATTCAGGATAATGCCATTGCCAGCCGTAAATCGCTGGCCGATGCCCTGATTGCCATTGGCGACGAGGTCAAGGCAAACGAGCTTAAGGTTCTGGCGGAAAAATACATTGCCACACTGGAACCCCTGGTGCTGCGGGCCGAAAATATGACGGCATCGGCCGATACCATTTTGCTCGGAGCGAACCAGATGGGTGGATCATCGTCGGAACTGGTATCGTTTATCAATAAACGCGACCCGGAAATTGCCGAAAAATATGGGGATCGCTTGTCGAAAGCGAACCTGAATGCGATTGTTGCCAATTTGGAATATGCAATTGTCCATACGCCAGCAGCACTAGAGAGCGCGCGTAATGCCACCGCAGCCCTGACGGATTTGCACGAAGAAATCAAATCGGCGATGGGGAAGTTAAAGCGGGCGGATAAAAAGCTGTTTTCCTATGCCACGCGCGATAATGACCTGCTTAAGCAGGGGGCAAATCAGCTTGAAGGATCATTTAGTGGTTTTGGTCAGTCGATGAATGACTTTAAGGCCGCCGTGCGTGAAGTGCAGAAGATTACCGGGCAAATCCGAACCGAAGCGATTGCCGGGCAGAATGAACTGGTTGATGTGGTGCATGGCAAATCGCAAAGCTCCGCCATGACCAATATGATTGTTGCGATTGTCGGGGCCTTGGTTGCGATTATCCTGGCGGCGGGCACCGCAACCAGTATTTTGCGCCCGCTACGCCGGGTGAATGGCGATATGGTGCGGTTGGCAAGCAACGATACGGCTATTGACCTTGCCGATATTAAGCGCCGTGACGAATTTGGCGCGATGGCGCGCACGGTGTCGATTTTCCGCGATAATGCCCTGAAAATCGAAACAATGGCCGAAGAACGCATCGAACTTCAGCGCCAGGAAGAGGAAAAACGCCGGGCATCGCTGGGCGGAATGGCCGAAACGATTGAAGGCGAAACATCGGGGCTGGTAGAATCGGTTTCGCGCCAGGTGAACCGGATGCGCGATGCAGTGGGCGAAGTTGCCGCCGCCGCCGACCGTGTGAACGGCCAGACCGAAGCCGCCACCAGTGCCGCAGAACAAAGCCGTGAACATGCCCAGTCGATCAGCGATGCCGCCAGCCGCCTTTCCGGGGCGATTGGCACCATTGCCGGGCGGGTGGAACGCCAGCGTACCATTGCCCAGTCCGCTGTTGAAAGCACCCGCCAGTCCGCCGCTGCCGTGGATGATTTGCGCGAAGTTGCCAGCGGGATTGAACAGATGGTGGACCTTATTCGTGGTATTGCCGCACAAACCAATATGCTGGCGTTGAATGCGACCATTGAGGCCGCCCGCGCAGGCGAGGCCGGGCGCGGTTTTGCCGTGGTTGCCGCCGAGGTCAAGAACCTGGCCGGGCAAACCGCCGAAGCCACCGAACAGATTACCAGCCATGTGGGGGCGATGGGCAGTGTGACGGACCGGTGTGTTTCGGCGATGGAAAATGTTGGTGTGACGGTGCATGACATGATGGCGATTTCCGATGAAGTTGCCGGGGATGTAATTTCGCAGCGCCGCGCAACCGAGGAAATTACCCTGGCCATTCAGGCCGCCAGTGATGCGGCGAAAAATGCCGGCGATGCGATCATGGAAGTTTCGCGTGATATTGACCATGCCCGTAACCTGAGCGTGGATTTGACCGGTCATGCCGATGATGTTACCGCCCATGTCAGTGAATTGACTCTGTCGCTTAATCGGGCGGTGCGCGATGCAGCGGAAAAAGACAATGACAAAAACAACGACCCGATTGTAACGGCTGGCCGGGATATACGGGTGATGTTTGATGATCAGGGGACACGCGTCGAAACCAGCCTGTTTGACCTGTCGATTGGCGGGCTTTCGGTAACACCGCCGCAAAGCTGGGAACGTGGTCGCAAGATGGCGGTGGAAATTGAGGGTTTGCGCGGCAAATATAATGTCGAGGTTATGAGCCGCCGGGGGCTTGATGCCCCGAAAATGCGCCTGAAATTTACCGATCCGCTGGAGCAGCGCGGGGATCTGGTGATGTTTGTTGCCCGCATGTGGCAAAAACACCTGGCGGAAAGTCAGATGACCCAGGGGCACGATGAAAACAGCCTGCGGGCCGAGGCCGCCAATGACTATTTGGCCGCACCGCAGCTGATTGCCGGATAA